In Kineosporia corallincola, a genomic segment contains:
- a CDS encoding DUF2589 domain-containing protein, producing the protein MPDIPAELNSLDFGTLIGGPLMAVVQAQSVAAKNTVDFINSVGFTSTTDTSNNPITVPRTTTFTFERPVHIPDPNPANTPQGGTAPVISTTEKVTLSVPFLTMVPIPYIRIEETTVDFNAKITSLQASTSSNQTNMSANLNAKFGWGPVSASLNASVSNQSQSSSQDRTTRTYSMAVHVRAVQAEVPGGTERILNLLEESITAK; encoded by the coding sequence ATGCCCGACATTCCCGCCGAGCTCAATTCCCTCGACTTCGGCACCCTCATCGGCGGCCCGCTCATGGCCGTGGTCCAGGCCCAGTCGGTGGCGGCCAAGAACACCGTCGACTTTATCAACTCGGTCGGCTTCACCTCGACTACGGATACCAGCAATAACCCGATCACCGTCCCCCGGACGACCACGTTCACGTTCGAGCGACCGGTGCACATCCCGGACCCCAACCCCGCCAACACCCCTCAGGGTGGCACCGCGCCGGTCATCAGTACCACCGAGAAGGTCACGCTTTCGGTGCCGTTCCTGACCATGGTGCCGATCCCGTACATCCGGATCGAGGAGACCACGGTCGACTTCAACGCCAAGATCACCTCGCTGCAGGCCAGCACCTCCTCCAACCAGACGAACATGTCGGCCAACCTGAACGCGAAGTTCGGCTGGGGACCGGTCTCGGCCTCGCTGAACGCCAGCGTCAGCAACCAGTCGCAGTCCTCGTCGCAGGACCGCACGACGCGCACCTACTCCATGGCGGTGCACGTGCGGGCGGTGCAGGCCGAGGTGCCGGGCGGCACCGAACGCATCCTCAACCTGCTGGAGGAGAGCATCACCGCCAAGTGA